One genomic region from Lysobacterales bacterium encodes:
- a CDS encoding S9 family peptidase, with the protein MKSFSRLVCLLVAALPWSVPMSAHAAERGLDARDLNSLDRVGAPTLSPDGRLLAYTLREADVEANRAVSGLFLRGLEDGAQARRVNAEGKSANSPSFSPDGRSLYFLSAESGSMQLWSAPVRGGRARQVSDYPLDVGTYRVSPDGKRVALSFRVHPDCADLACSKQRNEAAASSKATGQSYDQLFVRHWDSWNDGQRNQLFVAELKDGIARGEPVRISRGIDGDVPSMPFGGVDDYAWAPDSQSLVFSARIAGRIEPVSTNFDLFHAEVEGQATPRNLTPDNPAWDANPLFADDGRTLYYTAMKRPGFEADRMAIMALDIESGARREVAPDWDFSAGALSLHQGELYTATNRLGDHPLFAVKPDSGEARIVVGGGNVSAFALRGDTLVFQRDSLTQPAQLYLTTPKGGAERALTDFNRERLAGIGMGAYEQFSFEGHGGATVYGFVVKPVGFEAGQKYPVAFIIHGGPQSSMGNSFHYRWNPQTYAARGYGVVFIDFHGSTGYGQAFTDSISQDWGGKPLEDLQKGWAAALARYDFLDGERACALGASYGGYMVNWIAGQWGEAWDCLVSHAGVFDTRMMGYSTEELWFTEWENGGTVYENPQAYERHNPVLHVDQWNTPMLVIHGQLDYRIPVEQGIAAFTALQRRNVPSQFLYFPDENHWILKPANSVQWHEAVLDWLDRWTKE; encoded by the coding sequence ATGAAGTCGTTCTCGCGTCTCGTCTGCCTGCTTGTCGCTGCGCTGCCTTGGTCTGTTCCGATGTCCGCCCATGCCGCCGAGCGCGGTCTGGACGCCCGCGACCTGAACTCGCTGGATCGCGTCGGCGCGCCGACCCTGTCTCCGGACGGGCGCCTGCTCGCCTACACCTTGCGCGAGGCGGATGTGGAGGCCAACCGCGCGGTGAGCGGCCTGTTTTTGCGTGGCCTCGAAGACGGCGCCCAAGCCCGCCGCGTCAACGCCGAAGGCAAGAGCGCCAACAGCCCGAGCTTCTCGCCCGACGGCCGCAGCCTCTACTTCCTGAGCGCGGAGAGCGGCTCGATGCAGCTGTGGTCGGCGCCGGTGCGCGGAGGGCGCGCGCGTCAGGTCAGCGACTATCCGCTGGATGTCGGCACCTACCGCGTCTCGCCCGATGGCAAGCGCGTGGCGCTCAGCTTCCGCGTGCATCCCGACTGCGCCGATCTCGCCTGCAGCAAGCAGCGCAATGAGGCCGCTGCCAGCAGCAAGGCCACCGGCCAGAGCTACGATCAACTCTTCGTGCGGCACTGGGACAGCTGGAACGACGGCCAGCGCAACCAGCTGTTCGTCGCCGAACTGAAGGACGGCATCGCCCGCGGCGAGCCGGTGCGGATCAGCCGCGGCATCGACGGCGATGTGCCCTCGATGCCGTTCGGCGGTGTCGATGACTACGCCTGGGCGCCGGACTCGCAGAGCCTCGTCTTCAGCGCGCGCATCGCCGGACGTATCGAGCCCGTCTCGACCAACTTCGATCTGTTCCATGCCGAGGTCGAAGGCCAGGCCACGCCGCGCAACCTGACCCCGGACAACCCCGCCTGGGATGCCAACCCGCTGTTCGCGGACGACGGCAGGACGCTCTACTACACCGCGATGAAGCGCCCCGGCTTCGAGGCCGACCGCATGGCCATCATGGCGCTGGACATCGAAAGCGGCGCGCGTCGCGAAGTCGCGCCCGACTGGGACTTCTCGGCCGGCGCGCTGAGTCTGCATCAGGGCGAGCTGTACACCGCGACCAATCGCCTTGGCGACCATCCGCTGTTCGCGGTCAAGCCCGACAGCGGCGAGGCGCGCATCGTGGTCGGCGGCGGCAACGTCAGCGCATTCGCCCTGCGCGGCGACACGCTTGTGTTCCAGCGCGACAGCCTGACCCAGCCGGCCCAGCTCTACCTGACGACGCCGAAGGGCGGCGCCGAGCGCGCGCTCACCGACTTCAATCGCGAACGCTTGGCTGGCATCGGCATGGGTGCGTACGAGCAGTTCAGCTTCGAGGGCCACGGTGGCGCCACGGTCTACGGGTTCGTGGTCAAGCCGGTGGGCTTCGAGGCGGGCCAGAAGTACCCGGTCGCGTTCATCATCCACGGCGGCCCGCAGAGCTCGATGGGCAATAGCTTCCACTACCGCTGGAACCCGCAGACCTATGCCGCGCGCGGCTACGGCGTGGTGTTCATCGACTTCCACGGCTCCACCGGCTACGGCCAGGCCTTCACCGATTCGATCTCGCAGGACTGGGGCGGCAAGCCGCTCGAAGATCTGCAGAAGGGCTGGGCGGCGGCGCTGGCCCGCTACGACTTTCTCGACGGCGAGCGCGCCTGCGCGCTGGGCGCGAGTTACGGCGGCTACATGGTCAACTGGATTGCCGGCCAGTGGGGCGAGGCCTGGGACTGCCTGGTCAGCCACGCCGGTGTGTTCGACACGCGCATGATGGGCTACAGCACCGAAGAGCTGTGGTTCACCGAGTGGGAGAACGGCGGCACCGTCTACGAGAACCCGCAGGCCTATGAGCGGCACAACCCGGTGCTGCACGTCGACCAGTGGAACACCCCGATGCTGGTCATCCACGGCCAGCTCGATTACCGCATTCCGGTGGAGCAGGGCATCGCTGCGTTTACCGCCCTGCAGCGCCGCAACGTGCCCAGCCAGTTCCTGTACTTCCCCGATGAGAACCACTGGATCCTGAAGCCTGCCAACAGCGTGCAGTGGCACGAGGCCGTGCTCGATTGGCTGGACCGCTGGACCAAGGAGTAA
- a CDS encoding peptide MFS transporter, translated as MLGLALGAANPKLRLEGQIQAVAILAPPCAPPSAGDLARGPFLPRESQRVSQAIHPASSGELFGHPKGLYVCFLTEMWERFAFYGMKALLFLYLTKHHLFTDSNGYLLLGTYAGLAYALPLLGGILADRYLGMRKAVVFGGVLLVLGQLGMAFTGSQASGSVGAAQQDLLALQVMYGSLALIAVGVGFLKPNISTIVGRLYAEADPRRESGFTIFYMGINVGAWISSLVVAWVGEVIGWGYGFALAGVMMALGLVQFMLGQKHLRGLAEPSNPEHLAAPAFAGLSREWLIYLASLVGTVAVWQVLQTRLDFSWLGAVFEGHVVTLTEVVAVVLATGLLVWFCRFLFSGVTPLERGRMITLMVLIAISALFWGLYELSYGPWIAFAERTSDLRALGFEWQASQTTNFGAAFVILFSPIFAWLWPRLDKRNLNPGLAVKFGLALILVGLAMGLLQIGAESGDRGQLVSLWWIIGAYAVMVLGEMLLSPIGLSAVTTLSVPRVVGMMMGAWFLASAFGEMIAGRFGTWASIAPEADGSFDGPKALTTYGEFFGQMMWIGIAAGVFMLLLSPLLNRLTRPR; from the coding sequence ATGTTAGGCCTCGCCCTTGGGGCTGCCAACCCGAAGCTTCGTCTGGAAGGGCAGATTCAGGCTGTCGCTATACTCGCGCCGCCCTGCGCCCCGCCCTCAGCGGGCGACCTCGCGCGCGGGCCATTCCTACCGCGGGAGTCCCAACGCGTGTCCCAAGCCATCCATCCCGCGAGCAGCGGGGAGTTGTTCGGCCATCCCAAAGGCCTGTACGTCTGCTTCCTCACCGAGATGTGGGAGCGCTTCGCCTTCTACGGCATGAAGGCCCTGCTCTTTCTGTACCTCACCAAGCATCACCTGTTCACCGACAGCAACGGTTACCTGCTGCTCGGCACCTATGCGGGCCTGGCCTACGCCCTGCCCCTGCTCGGCGGCATCCTGGCCGACCGCTACCTCGGCATGCGCAAGGCGGTGGTGTTCGGCGGCGTGCTGCTGGTGCTGGGCCAACTCGGCATGGCCTTTACGGGCAGCCAGGCCAGCGGCAGCGTCGGCGCCGCCCAGCAGGACCTGCTGGCGCTCCAGGTGATGTACGGCTCGCTGGCTCTGATCGCGGTCGGCGTGGGCTTCCTCAAGCCGAACATCTCAACCATCGTCGGCCGCCTGTATGCCGAAGCCGACCCGCGCCGCGAGTCCGGCTTCACCATCTTCTACATGGGCATCAATGTGGGCGCGTGGATCTCGTCGCTCGTAGTCGCATGGGTGGGTGAAGTCATCGGCTGGGGCTATGGTTTCGCCCTCGCCGGGGTGATGATGGCGCTCGGCCTTGTGCAGTTCATGCTGGGTCAGAAGCATCTACGCGGGCTGGCAGAGCCCTCGAATCCGGAGCACCTTGCTGCTCCAGCATTCGCCGGGCTGTCGCGCGAATGGTTGATCTATCTCGCGAGCCTTGTCGGCACCGTAGCGGTCTGGCAAGTGCTGCAGACACGCCTCGACTTCAGCTGGCTCGGCGCCGTCTTCGAAGGTCACGTGGTCACGCTCACTGAGGTTGTTGCAGTGGTGCTGGCGACGGGGCTTCTCGTCTGGTTCTGCCGGTTTCTGTTTTCTGGTGTCACGCCTCTGGAACGCGGCCGGATGATCACCCTCATGGTGCTGATCGCGATTAGCGCCCTGTTCTGGGGACTCTACGAACTGAGCTACGGCCCCTGGATCGCTTTTGCCGAACGCACAAGTGATCTGCGGGCACTGGGCTTTGAGTGGCAAGCCAGCCAGACCACCAACTTTGGTGCGGCATTCGTGATTCTCTTCAGCCCGATCTTTGCGTGGCTTTGGCCACGGCTTGACAAGCGCAACTTGAATCCCGGCCTCGCGGTCAAGTTCGGCCTGGCACTCATCCTGGTCGGCCTCGCCATGGGGCTGCTTCAGATCGGCGCAGAGAGTGGCGACCGTGGGCAACTCGTGAGCTTGTGGTGGATCATCGGCGCCTATGCGGTCATGGTGCTCGGCGAGATGCTGCTATCGCCTATTGGCCTCTCAGCCGTCACAACGCTATCGGTTCCGCGCGTGGTGGGCATGATGATGGGTGCGTGGTTCCTTGCATCGGCCTTCGGCGAAATGATCGCCGGCCGCTTCGGCACCTGGGCCTCGATCGCGCCGGAGGCCGACGGCAGCTTCGATGGGCCGAAGGCGCTCACGACCTACGGCGAGTTCTTCGGCCAGATGATGTGGATCGGCATCGCCGCCGGCGTGTTCATGCTGCTGCTGTCGCCACTGCTGAACCGCCTGACCCGTCCGCGCTGA
- a CDS encoding helix-turn-helix domain-containing protein, whose product MTAETTVLDIARLRKSCGQCSLQQLCLPAGISGEELERLDELVKKRRPLERGDRLFRSGSALSALFVARTGSFKTVAMNEDGDEQIIGFHLPGELIGLDALGSGSHRCEAEALEGAEVCEIPMNELERVAQQVPGLQHQLLRIIGKSMELDQDHLGMLGRRHAAERVLLFIHGLSERLRSLGRPHDQFSLPMSREEIASYLGLVIETVSRSFTKLQEDGIISIRGRQLKILDSKRLSDAAHAPEQMRAAGR is encoded by the coding sequence GTGACTGCCGAAACCACCGTGCTGGATATTGCGCGCCTGCGAAAGAGCTGCGGCCAGTGCTCGCTTCAGCAGCTCTGCTTGCCGGCCGGCATCAGCGGCGAGGAGCTGGAGCGCCTCGACGAGCTGGTCAAGAAGCGTCGGCCTCTGGAGCGCGGCGACCGCCTGTTCCGCTCGGGCAGCGCGCTGTCCGCCCTGTTCGTCGCCCGCACCGGCAGTTTCAAGACCGTCGCCATGAACGAGGACGGTGACGAGCAGATTATCGGCTTCCACCTGCCGGGTGAATTGATCGGCCTGGATGCGCTGGGCAGCGGCAGCCATCGCTGCGAAGCTGAGGCGCTGGAAGGCGCCGAGGTCTGCGAGATCCCGATGAACGAGCTGGAGCGCGTGGCCCAGCAGGTGCCGGGCCTGCAGCACCAGCTGCTGCGCATCATCGGCAAGAGCATGGAGCTCGATCAGGACCACCTGGGCATGCTCGGCCGCCGCCACGCCGCCGAGCGCGTGCTGCTGTTCATCCACGGGCTCAGCGAGCGGCTGCGCTCGCTGGGGCGGCCGCATGACCAGTTCAGCCTGCCGATGAGCCGCGAGGAGATCGCCAGCTACCTGGGCCTGGTCATCGAAACGGTCAGCCGCAGCTTCACCAAGCTGCAGGAGGACGGGATCATCAGCATCCGCGGCCGCCAGCTGAAGATCCTCGACAGCAAGCGCCTGTCCGATGCCGCGCACGCGCCGGAGCAGATGCGGGCGGCGGGGCGCTGA
- the lptF gene encoding LPS export ABC transporter permease LptF, giving the protein MRRIDRYVWRELAGAFLAATLVLLMVSFSGLFADLLSKIARGKVPAALLMSQVGLRSVDILPLLLPLSLFLGVMLGLGRLYRDSEMSVLAAVGLGIGDLKRSILALALPVALIVGLASLWLSPMAQRAATRMIEEANKSLLVIGLEPGRFVELPGRSAVIYLSDMSEDGSEFRGLFVASERDGRLDVVTARSGELFLEAQGDERYLSLTDGFRVEGDPKALDFRMMRFARNDIRVPDSERAEMGRPESQRTLPVLLAADDPASKAELHWRLAAPIAALLLVLLALPLARTPPRAARYGGLLIALLGYVVYLNALGIGRALIADGTVPGWLGLWWVHAAVAGVAIWLLRRQSRANRPRLRLRAAGAA; this is encoded by the coding sequence ATCCGTCGCATTGACCGCTATGTCTGGCGCGAGCTGGCCGGGGCCTTCCTTGCCGCCACGCTGGTGCTGCTGATGGTGAGCTTCAGTGGCCTGTTCGCCGACCTGCTGAGCAAGATCGCGCGCGGCAAGGTGCCGGCCGCCCTGCTGATGTCGCAGGTCGGCCTGCGCTCGGTCGACATCCTGCCCCTGCTGCTGCCGCTGTCGCTGTTCCTGGGCGTGATGCTGGGCCTGGGCCGGCTGTACCGCGACAGCGAGATGTCGGTACTGGCCGCGGTGGGCCTTGGCATCGGCGATCTCAAGCGCTCCATCCTCGCTCTTGCCCTGCCGGTCGCGCTCATCGTCGGCCTGGCCTCGCTGTGGCTGTCGCCGATGGCGCAGCGGGCGGCCACGCGGATGATCGAAGAGGCCAACAAGAGCCTGCTGGTGATCGGTCTTGAGCCCGGTCGCTTCGTCGAGCTGCCCGGGCGCAGCGCGGTGATCTACCTCTCGGACATGAGCGAGGACGGCAGCGAGTTCCGCGGCCTGTTCGTGGCCAGCGAGCGCGACGGTCGCCTCGACGTGGTCACCGCGCGCTCGGGTGAACTGTTCCTTGAAGCCCAGGGCGATGAGCGCTACCTCTCGCTCACCGATGGCTTCCGCGTCGAGGGCGATCCCAAGGCGCTCGACTTCCGCATGATGCGCTTCGCCCGCAACGACATCCGCGTGCCCGACAGCGAGCGCGCCGAGATGGGGCGACCCGAGTCGCAGCGCACGCTGCCAGTGCTGCTGGCGGCCGACGACCCGGCCAGCAAGGCCGAGCTGCACTGGCGCCTGGCTGCGCCAATTGCCGCCCTGCTGTTGGTGCTGCTGGCCTTGCCGTTGGCGCGGACACCGCCGCGGGCGGCGCGCTACGGTGGCCTCCTCATCGCCCTGCTGGGCTATGTGGTGTATCTCAATGCGCTCGGCATCGGTCGCGCCCTGATCGCCGATGGCACCGTGCCGGGCTGGCTCGGGTTGTGGTGGGTGCACGCTGCCGTGGCCGGCGTCGCGATCTGGCTGCTGCGCCGGCAGTCGCGGGCGAATCGTCCCCGCCTTCGCCTGCGCGCCGCGGGTGCGGCATGA
- the lptG gene encoding LPS export ABC transporter permease LptG gives MRGWINRADWLVMSQVLGALLLTWGVLLGFDAVAALVGELDEIGEGDYALDTAFLYVAFTLPRRAYELFPTAALIGSVLGLGSLAATSELTALRAAGLPRWRISAAAGALVLMLTGLMVISGETLGPWGDRAAQALAVQAKSKDVSLASGSGLWAREGDLFLNARRGSVQGEGSLSKVVLEDVRLFEFDAEGRLIAIALAARAEHLGNSWDLIEVRRTRFFERHAELEEKARERWDSALSPEILDFSITRPRYLALSDLGHSIDYLTRNELDAGPFITAWWARVFYPLNALVLCLAVMPFAFGSLRSGGFGKRLFLGIAFGLGYFLLQRLSVNLAEVYHQPIWLANLVPPVVLGGFSWWRFRRRF, from the coding sequence ATGAGAGGCTGGATCAACCGCGCCGACTGGCTGGTGATGAGCCAGGTGCTGGGCGCCCTGCTGCTGACCTGGGGCGTGCTGCTGGGCTTCGACGCCGTGGCGGCCCTGGTCGGCGAGCTCGATGAGATCGGCGAGGGCGACTACGCGCTCGATACCGCCTTTCTCTATGTCGCCTTCACTCTGCCGCGCCGCGCCTACGAGCTGTTTCCTACCGCGGCCCTGATCGGCAGCGTGCTCGGCCTGGGCAGCCTGGCGGCCACCTCTGAATTGACCGCGCTGCGCGCCGCCGGGCTGCCGCGCTGGCGCATCTCCGCCGCCGCCGGTGCCCTGGTGCTGATGCTGACCGGGCTGATGGTGATCTCGGGCGAAACCTTGGGCCCCTGGGGCGATCGCGCCGCCCAGGCTTTGGCCGTGCAGGCCAAGTCCAAGGATGTCTCGCTGGCCAGCGGCTCTGGCCTGTGGGCGCGCGAGGGCGATCTGTTCTTGAACGCGCGGCGCGGCTCCGTGCAGGGCGAGGGCAGCCTGTCCAAGGTGGTGCTGGAAGATGTCCGCCTGTTCGAGTTCGACGCCGAGGGTCGGCTGATCGCCATCGCGCTGGCCGCGCGCGCTGAGCACCTCGGCAACAGCTGGGATCTGATCGAGGTGCGCCGCACGCGCTTCTTCGAGCGCCACGCCGAGCTCGAGGAGAAAGCCCGCGAGCGCTGGGACTCGGCGCTCAGCCCGGAGATCCTCGACTTCAGCATCACCCGGCCGCGCTATCTGGCGCTCAGCGACCTCGGCCACAGCATCGACTACCTGACCCGCAACGAGCTGGACGCCGGCCCCTTCATCACCGCCTGGTGGGCGCGGGTGTTCTATCCGCTGAACGCCCTGGTGCTCTGCCTCGCGGTCATGCCCTTCGCCTTCGGCAGCCTGCGCTCGGGCGGTTTCGGCAAGCGCCTGTTCCTCGGCATCGCCTTCGGCCTCGGCTATTTCCTGCTGCAGCGGCTCAGCGTCAATCTCGCCGAGGTCTACCACCAGCCGATCTGGCTGGCCAACCTCGTGCCGCCCGTGGTCTTGGGCGGGTTCTCGTGGTGGCGGTTCCGGCGGAGGTTCTGA